From Anopheles coluzzii chromosome 3, AcolN3, whole genome shotgun sequence, the proteins below share one genomic window:
- the LOC120955640 gene encoding delta-like protein 1 isoform X2 has product MLVYNCEQEEACELPTPQNEYSHYVCDDNGDVKCLPGWTGDLCDVPICKKGCDPLQGYCKRPGECRCKLGFYGENCNRCIPLPGCQHGGCQVSFECVCHKGWDGIFCSEPICRSDCHPSRGYCEAPGECRCRLGWAGPTCRDCQVLPGCMHGTCTKPLECKCLPGWTGILCQTPICAANCSREHGYCRRPGECRCKVGWMGQECNKCHPYPGCVNGDCRRPWECNCKPGWGGMLCDEELNYCEQNPDTCQNGGKCKSVIKDDGHYRCECPSGYKGRNCEILPPSMMTSTTSSSTTEQPSTTMMADVSSELSTIGLENLETYRNSSSTGEDYLADEYSSEDLDNEA; this is encoded by the exons GCTTGCGAGCTGCCAACGCCCCAGAACGAGTACTCCCACTACGTGTGCGATGACAACGGGGACGTGAAGTGTTTGCCGGGCTGGACGGGCGATTTGTGCGATGTGCCGATCTGCAAGAAGGGTTGCGATCCGCTTCAGGGCTACTGCAAACGGCCCGGCGAGTGCCGCTGCAAGCTTGGCTTTTACGGGGAAAACTGTAACCGATGCATCCCGCTGCCCGGGTGCCAGCACGGCGGCTGCCAGGTGTCGTTCGAGTGCGTCTGCCACAAGGGCTGGGATGGGATCTTCTGCTCGGAGC CAATTTGCCGTTCCGACTGCCATCCGTCCCGTGGGTACTGTGAAGCGCCCGGCGAGTGCCGTTGTCGGTTGGGCTGGGCCGGACCGACCTGCCGCGACTGCCAGGTGCTGCCCGGGTGTATGCACGGTACCTGCACCAAGCCGCTCGAATGCAAATGTCTTCCGGGATGGACGGGCATCCTGTGCCAGACGC CGATTTGTGCCGCCAACTGTAGCCGCGAGCATGGATACTGCCGCCGACCGGGAGAGTGCCGCTGTAAGGTGGGCTGGATGGGGCAGGAGTGCAACAAGTGTCACCCGTACCCGGGCTGCGTCAACGGTGACTGTCGCCGACCGTGGGAATGTAACTGCAAACCGGGCTGGGGTGGAATGCTCTGTGATGAGG AGCTTAATTATTGTGAGCAAAATCCCGACACCTGCCAGAACGGAGGCAAGTGTAAATCGGTCATCAAGGACGATGGCCACTATCGATGTGAGTGTCCGTCCGGGTACAAGGGACGCAACTGCGAGATTCTTCCACCCTCCATGATGACGTCAACGACGAGCAGTAGCACTACGGAGCAGCCATCCACTACGATGATGGCCGACGTATCCTCCGAGCTGTCCACGATCGGTCTCGAGAATCTGGAAACGTACCGCAACAGTTCGTCCACGGGGGAGGACTACCTGGCCGATGAGTACAGCTCGGAGGATCTGGACAACGAAGCCTAA
- the LOC120955641 gene encoding protein lethal(2)k10201, protein MEFTAKETVLSLLQRYADGPRKNDDEFFREGNFYLKPFAKLGVLSKFPLDDTEPEDDGIEISCNVPDCNFFCHSVMDYEAHYNAQHRYTCGQCKKSLPNAHLLDLHLSETHDSYFAAQVQSASRAMYACFLEECKHRSKDPAERRDHCIREHRFPHNFRFDMQQRANQPNKSDKQPKATVAMETESAAGGMTSPHAEEPTQLIAPKCRKNFSFGHPQQRTFKTKAKATGGTTKPSAAKCDILESNQMVIDLLDSLPQE, encoded by the exons ATGGAGTTTACTGCTAAAGAAACGGTGCTAAGCCTGCTGCAGCGCTACGCTGACGGTCCGCGAAAGAATGATGATGAGTTCTTTCGAGAGGGAAACTTTTATCTCAAGCCATTCGCAAAGCTGGGAGTGTTGAGCAAATTTCCTTTGGATGATACGGAACCCGAAGATGACGGCAT CGAGATCAGCTGCAACGTGCCGGATTGTAACTTTTTCTGCCATTCGGTCATGGATTATGAGGCGCACTACAACGCCCAGCATCGGTACACGTGCGGTCAGTGCAAAAAGTCGCTCCCGAATGCTCACCTGCTCGATCTGCACCTGTCGGAAACGCACGACTCCTACTTTGCAGCACAGGTCCAATCGGCAAGCCGTGCAATG TATGCTTGCTTTTTAGAGGAATGTAAACACCGCAGCAAAGATCCGGCCGAGCGTCGAGATCACTGCATCCGCGAGCACCGGTTCCCGCACAATTTCCGGTTCGATATGCAACAACGCGCCAACCAACCGAACAAATCAGACAAACAGCCGAAAGCGACAGTCGCGATGGAGACGGAAAGTGCTGCCGGCGGCATGACGTCACCGCACGCCGAAGAGCCGACCCAACTGATCGCACCAAAGTGTAGGAAAAATTTCTCCTTTGGCCATCCACAGCAGCGTACGTTTAAAACGAAAGCGAAAGCGACCGGTGGCACTACTAAACCGAGCGCCGCCAAGTGTGATATACTGGAAAGCAACCAAATGGTGATCGATCTGCTGGATAGCCTTCCGCAGGAATAA
- the LOC120955640 gene encoding delta-like protein 1 isoform X1, which yields MSHNHYYRIIVVGALLQLIALVSPSGAVRYVPKWKKQACELPTPQNEYSHYVCDDNGDVKCLPGWTGDLCDVPICKKGCDPLQGYCKRPGECRCKLGFYGENCNRCIPLPGCQHGGCQVSFECVCHKGWDGIFCSEPICRSDCHPSRGYCEAPGECRCRLGWAGPTCRDCQVLPGCMHGTCTKPLECKCLPGWTGILCQTPICAANCSREHGYCRRPGECRCKVGWMGQECNKCHPYPGCVNGDCRRPWECNCKPGWGGMLCDEELNYCEQNPDTCQNGGKCKSVIKDDGHYRCECPSGYKGRNCEILPPSMMTSTTSSSTTEQPSTTMMADVSSELSTIGLENLETYRNSSSTGEDYLADEYSSEDLDNEA from the exons GCTTGCGAGCTGCCAACGCCCCAGAACGAGTACTCCCACTACGTGTGCGATGACAACGGGGACGTGAAGTGTTTGCCGGGCTGGACGGGCGATTTGTGCGATGTGCCGATCTGCAAGAAGGGTTGCGATCCGCTTCAGGGCTACTGCAAACGGCCCGGCGAGTGCCGCTGCAAGCTTGGCTTTTACGGGGAAAACTGTAACCGATGCATCCCGCTGCCCGGGTGCCAGCACGGCGGCTGCCAGGTGTCGTTCGAGTGCGTCTGCCACAAGGGCTGGGATGGGATCTTCTGCTCGGAGC CAATTTGCCGTTCCGACTGCCATCCGTCCCGTGGGTACTGTGAAGCGCCCGGCGAGTGCCGTTGTCGGTTGGGCTGGGCCGGACCGACCTGCCGCGACTGCCAGGTGCTGCCCGGGTGTATGCACGGTACCTGCACCAAGCCGCTCGAATGCAAATGTCTTCCGGGATGGACGGGCATCCTGTGCCAGACGC CGATTTGTGCCGCCAACTGTAGCCGCGAGCATGGATACTGCCGCCGACCGGGAGAGTGCCGCTGTAAGGTGGGCTGGATGGGGCAGGAGTGCAACAAGTGTCACCCGTACCCGGGCTGCGTCAACGGTGACTGTCGCCGACCGTGGGAATGTAACTGCAAACCGGGCTGGGGTGGAATGCTCTGTGATGAGG AGCTTAATTATTGTGAGCAAAATCCCGACACCTGCCAGAACGGAGGCAAGTGTAAATCGGTCATCAAGGACGATGGCCACTATCGATGTGAGTGTCCGTCCGGGTACAAGGGACGCAACTGCGAGATTCTTCCACCCTCCATGATGACGTCAACGACGAGCAGTAGCACTACGGAGCAGCCATCCACTACGATGATGGCCGACGTATCCTCCGAGCTGTCCACGATCGGTCTCGAGAATCTGGAAACGTACCGCAACAGTTCGTCCACGGGGGAGGACTACCTGGCCGATGAGTACAGCTCGGAGGATCTGGACAACGAAGCCTAA